One Falco peregrinus isolate bFalPer1 chromosome 7, bFalPer1.pri, whole genome shotgun sequence genomic window, GCAGACCTTCCAACCTAACCCGCTTTATAAGTGCCTGTGTATCAGTGGTGCAATTGGATGTACACCTGTATTCACACCAAGATTAGCAGCAAGTCCCTGCACCAGGGccacaggcagaaagaagccCGGACAATCCATCTGTGGCTCAGGACAGCACAAGCAGCTTCAATCAACAAACTACAGACTGATGTCAGGTGTGCCTGGCTACACTGGTAAACTTTTCTGTACATGAGCCTTGCTGCATTTAGTGTCCCTGGCTccggcagccaggcaggcaccACACTGGCAATTTCTCAGTTCTTCCTGAAGGCCATTGCCAGGGTGACTGGTCTGTCCCAATTACTCCTCTTACTCGTAGGTCACAGACTCTTTTCTCTAAACCTAATGAGTATGAAAAGCCAAAAGCTTTTTGGCTCCTGTGACCAGGGAATTGGCCAAAGCTACCTTCAGCCCGTCTTTTGGAAGAGTTTACTGCTCATCAGATCAGACCTATTAGGCCTGTTCATGGACAGCCATTTCACAGCCCGGGAGCTGTCTCACTTTCTCCTGCTTTGTGGTGGTGGGGAGTCTTGGTTTTCACATACATATATTAACATGTTGCAGGCCTCTTCTTTcaatagaaagaagaaaatgataaaaattgCCTTAGTGGCTTTTCTTATTACAACATTTCCCCCAATTCCTCCTCTATTCAGTCTGATCAAAAGCATATGCGAGCTTATCCATGCAGTTCTACCAGGGTCAGTTGAGATTCCCTTTAACCTCACTCTTGCTGTGTGCTGCTAACACTGCAATTCTCTTTTTGACTTTAAGGAAGCACCACTGGCAGAAGCAGCTATCCTGGCCCTTCCCTggccagagctgcctgcacttgtgctgtctccttccctgtgtgtgtgcacaagTTTCCATGATGAAACTCATCTTCCTTACAATTCATGTGGGTACCAGAAAGCTAAGCCATTTATTTAGTGGCAGATTGAACTGTAGGGAAAATTATGGCCTTAATCATCATAATGGatcaataaaaaaaccctaaaaagaTCAAAAAGCTTATCAGAAAATCTTTATAAAAGGCTGCTGGGTAAATAGGTAGATGCACTTAAATCAATCTGCAGATAGACCCACATAAGTCAATCTGCAGACAGACCCGCTTACAAAATCTGAAGTTCATTTCAGACAGCTTCTAAGACATTGGCAGTAGTCATGCAAGTtagcaaaaccaagaaaagcagcttgtCTTTACTTCAAAATTATGATACAATACCTATAACTAGTATCAAAGCCGTTTTACAGAAATATGCTTAATACTGTGTATAAACATACACTCGGTAAGGCAAGACTTCAAATGAAGAAAGACTTCATTTCTAGAAAGCATTGCTAATCTGATCAAAGAGAGAACATAATGCATTGAAAACAATGGCAAACAAGCCATTAGACCCCATTACACACATGAATTGAGCTGGTGGGGAGCTGTATTTCAGCTATCTGGAGAATGGCATTAAGCCACTTACTTTGTAGCACTTCAGCAGGTCCAAAAACTGAAACCCAGCCTTCTGTAACTCCTTTTCTGACTGCAGCACTTCACAGAGTTTACTCAGAAATTTAAATCAATTGCACAGCATAACCTTGAGAAAAGCTGCACACTTGACTATTTGACTTGGTTCAGGGATCCAACAGCCTGTCCCTGTGGTGGCTGTGTATGCTGAAGGATGCTATTCTTCAGGTGACACAAACCCTCTCAAGCAccttaaaatttttgttttgaagtgaagtcttcccccttccctttaCCAGTGTAGCAGGAATATCACGTCAACATGTGCATGAATTCCATGAATGGCTCAATGGGCCAACATctattttgaaaagttttttctgTTAGTGTGGATAAGAAGTGCTAAGTTTCATTTTACTgctattgctttgttttctggctttCCTTGTCAATTTGATTTACCCAATTCAGATACATAGGGATGTATGCACCTAGgtcatactttaaaaaaaaaaatgtaccaaGTATCAACAACCATTTAACTTCCCTTTATTTGTTGCAGATCTGTGACAAGCTTTTAATCTGCTTGCTGCAATGAGGTCTTTAAATTGCTGTCTACTTTCCAGGTATCCTTGCAATTCTGCCCATGCTCTTACCTAAATGCACAGATTCTATATAGTCAGTTTTTCTTGCAGAGTTTCACCATGAACTTTTCCACtgcaattttgtttctttctttaagtGTACTCCACCTAATCCAGCTTAACCCATGAGCGAAGGCTTTTCAGTGGTATCTAAAAGCGACTGGAGAATTCTATGCCTCTGTACAAAACCTGAAGACTTCACAGTATCTACAAAGAAAGCAACATTAGTGTTTTCAGAACCCCTTTTCAAGCTACGCTTGGCCTTcaataattttcttccattctgaAGATTTCATAAAAATTCCACAAATAACTCTCTCCATGTAACATTTCCATCACATTAAACTGGAGGTTCATACAACACATGCAATTTCATAGTCCTTGCTATGACCTGAGTACCCAGTGTCAGTAAAATTTAACggcagcccagccagcttttgTGTGACTTCATTTATGCCTCGTTTTTAGATTTACCTAGAAAAGCACCTTCATGAATAGAAATCAAATGcttatccttttattttcaattaatcCTTTTGGGGCTGTTCCACTGCATCAATCATATATTGTTCTCTCAGCTTACAGAAGCTTACCActagttttgaagaaaaagtgcCTAGTACAGGCAACTCCCTGGACACCCTGTTCCAGGACATGTGGCATAGGCATATCCAGCAGAGTGaccaatgaaaacagaaaatgtgaaatgaaaaaagaaaagaggttaTGCTTCATCCAGCCTTGTCTGACCAAtatactgaagaaaataaaggtattGTCTAATGTAAAATGACttcctaaaagaaaatcaaaatattggAAGTAATGGAAAAATGGTGTGTTAGCAACTActcatttaaaattacttcttgctttttaaaagggttttaaaataactcttctctgttttctacCTTCAGTCTTCAGGTTTCTATAGTTAATGACTGGTGTgtaatttcaaacaaaacaatataATGTCCTGAAATATAAGTGCTGCTAGTGCTGTCCCGGTGCTCAGCTActcagaaaagtattttctatttgttgactactaaagaaaaacaagacagcTTTCAGAAGGAGTAATTTGCAAGACATTTCCATGTTGCAGTTTTTCTTATGTGTTATGTTTTTAATGTGTAAAAACtcagggttttctttgtttttatattcaagattccaaaaggaaaaacttgTCAACCAACATTCCAGCTTCCTACAGCAGAGAAACTAGTTTTTTCTGGATGCTCAACTACTGAAAGCTATAAACTAACCTTCTGTGGGATGTGCTTGGACAAGAGGTGCTGCATACCTAATAAGTCCAGAATGATCACTGTACAGTTTGAGTGTCCCAATGAAGGCTTCTTTAAGTGGAAGATGATGTGGATAACATCATGCGTATGTCAGAAGATTTGCAGTGCTCCAGGAGACATATTTTCTGAACTCAAAGTTTTATGACAAGTTTGACACCATTGACTGTAACACACTAAGAGTGCAACAGCAAGTTCACACACTCAAGAGTTAGTGTAACCCCCTGCCACAGCAATGTTTATAGTGAAACTGCATATGCgaatagtattttttaaaatagcaccTGGAAAATGCAAGTAAGAGCACatctttttaaacataattgGTTTTATATGTGGAAATACATTCTTGAGAAGGATGTATATAACACTAGTATGTCAAAACAAGAactttttgtaattaaaaaggTGCAGTAATATAGCTTCGAGCCCCACTGTAACAAGATGTTGCCCACAAAGACAATGTAAATTCATAGATGCTCTAcctattagaaaaaaacaaaattacccCGTAATACTTTATCGTTCTTGATTctcaaattaacattttctaCTATGCATCTGCAATAGCAGAGCACATCAATGCTGTTTCCAAGAGAAGTCAGTTTTAAGCCCAGATTGCTTTTTGCAGCAATCTTTCTCCAGAGTTGTGAATATAAACACCACACTTGCTAAGGTATAAATGAGTGGGCACCTGCAGATAACAGATGCAAAATTTCAaggaaattagtatttttagaatgttttcttaaaaaaacccccaacaaccaaccaccaaaaaaccacctGCTCTCAACAAATGTTATCACAATGTTTTATTGAATACTTCTGGACTTCAACATTGAAAACTGTGCTTACTTATATACCCACCCCAACCCTGCTAGAAGGACTTCAAGCTTTAAGAAATCATTGTATTGATTCATTCTGATTTTAACAGTTCAATAGTCTTGCAGTTTGAAGACAGCCAGGGCTGGCAAGATACTGGAAACAGCTGTATTCTATTTTGTAAAAGTTCTTactgtaatataaaaatatacttacCCTGGTAATTataatattaaaacatttatttaacttGCATTCTTGTAAGCatgtaaactttttttctctgaacagtCATTATAACTTCATTATAAGTGTGTGTTTGGCTCAGAGGTATATTGTGTTATCTTATTATCTTGTGCAAGTCAGCATTCATAAATATGAATCATTAATATGTTAGTTAATACTCTAATACttgaaacaatttattttgctgaattttctgATACTGCCTATTTTCATACCAGCTCAGAAAACTCTAATATAGCTAAGTACAACatggaagcaaaaatattaaaactatgAACATTGcttaaagcattttgaaattactACTAACCTGCAAAGTTTAAGAAATTAGTTTCATTAGACTTGCTTTCATCTTTGAAAAAGACTATgtaggcttttcttttcataactgcttgttaaaaacaaatctaGCAATGATGATCCTTCTTGGAAGAAAAGTCTGCCTTTACTGTAAGCTGGAAGTCTGAGAGAAGAGCTACATTTTTGGCTGCTAcaacctctttttcttctgtttacagCATATGGTATGTCAATGTATTCTACAGTTAGGAAGATTGCTCTTACTGATACCCACCATAATTAGGTGTCTTCAAATCTTTCTTACAGGCTGGGCCTGTCATTTAACATGACACCTCCCAGAGATGTTGTCCCAGTCTCACTTTGGAATTACAATAGCTGCAATTCATTCTGGTTAGCTAAAGTCATTGGATGCttgggggaaataaaaaataaaaaaaatagttcttccTTCTTCAAACAGCTATCTTCAGTCTTGATGGATCTGTTCTAGGCCCACCTTTTGTGGCATCCAGTTCATTGTATTCTTCTATTAGGTCAGACAAAGACGACATGGcttcagaaaaacagctttgctCCATCCCATCTACATGCAGGTAATGATGAAGGTGAGCCTATGGcaataaaaaaatttcagtgttatCCTTTTTCTTGGCACCTAATTCCTTTGGCTCAGTAAGTACATTTAGTCTGCACTGAAAAGGGGAGTGCAAGCACCTTAGAAAGTAGATTTAAAGACTTATATCATGACATCCCTTGTTTAAATACTTGGTAACTTTATGACAAATCCCTGTTGAATCACAGTCAATATTACCGATTTCTTACACATGCATCTTTTCATATTCTGTCTTCTGGGGTACACCGGACCAAACTGTGTACTGGGTCTATGTGGCAAGGTTTTAGTAGCAggggggagcagagggctgcaggggtggtTTTTATGAGAAGATACCAAGAGCTACCCCCGTATCAGACAGAGCCAGTTTGAGCTGGCTCCAATATGGACCTGCTGTTGGCCAAAGATGCAGGTAGTGCATCTGTGACAACATATTTAAGGAGTTGTAAGAAATGCTGCACAACAGTTGagagaaacagctctgcagacaccaagatCAGCgaagaaggagcaggagcaaAATCAAGCCTGGGAGGCAGGGTGTGAGGTGGGGTGAAGGTATtgtcagttttggttttatttcttgctaTCCTACTCTGCTATTAATTGGCAATAAAGTAAGTTAATACTCCCCaggtctgttttgcccatgacagtaagTGGTGAGTGATCTTCCTGttcttatcttgacccatgagcttttcatCATactttctccccctgtcctgctgagaaAGGGAAGTGAGAGAACAGATTGGTGGGCACCAGGCAGCCAGCCAaagtcaacccaccacaaaccAGTATCTGTTAGATACTGCCTCATTGCTGAATAAAGTAGTATATTGCTTAGTAGGTACAGACGGGTTTATGTACTTGGTAGGTACGTAAAGGGGTTTATGCTTTTAAAGTGGTGGCTGTTGGAATGATTCCTTGATTGGTAACACAAATAATCTTGGGATGTTGATTTTAAACAGTCTGTTCGTTATACCAAGATTTGCTTCCCTATAATGCAAGATGCTAATGATAAGTGGCTACAGATGTTACAATGATCAGAGTTGTACCTTTTTCTTGTAGAGCTTCATAAATCTGTCTTTGAGTTCAATGAAAGTTGGTTTTACACAAGTATTGTTTGCTAAAGCCAGGAGGGAATGGGAATGGCCCACAGGAGGTACTGAACACAAACCGGTTTTCCAGCCCTCTTGATTCCAGGACACAAAATGCAGGGAAGGCTTCAACCTGTGATACAAATATTTGCTTACCTAAGGAATGTAAAGAACACAAAGCTTAAGTTTTCTTTGCTAACAGTCTGAGAAGGTTAACATTTAGGCTTTCAGAACCAAGCCATTTTAGACTTCAGACTAAATCactattttaaatttgaattgCAAACACCAATTTTGTTCAGTTAATGAATCGGAATCAGTGTTTGAAAAGTCAAGTTACAAGCATCTATTTCTATAAAGGGGATGCGAGCGCTCTGAGGTTTAAGAGAGGGGCAGATTAATGCTGTGTGTGGGACAATCAATCTACCTGTAGTTTAGAAATAAGTAAAATGCTTTACAGACTCAGATTTTCCCTACACATCCCTGTCTAGCTGTAAACTGCATTCTGTATGCAAAGCTTGCCTGCCTTTCCTGTTATAACTATGTAGGTCAACAGTGTACAAGGTAGAAACAGGGCGCTAACAATACAGAGTTGTTAAAATAGGAATGATTCCCTATCTACATGAAAGTAACCATGGAAGTGAGGGGCCTTCTGTTCAGTAAAACCAAACTTCTACTACAGAACTTATTTGTCCAACATCCTTTACTGGCAGGAGACCTCTGGAAGATCAGGCTTtactttcttttgcatttttgagaatgacaggagcagcacagagacatATAGCCAACTCTCTTTATTTGGAAATCCAAGAATGCTGTGACTAACTCATTATgtaaattaattacattttcttctctgaaattaagaaaagtatttctgagtAAACTGATTTGGTATTGAAATTCTTGAAACTAAAAGTGAGAGTGCCCTGGACAACTGACAACAGTTTCAATAACAAATCACATGACTACTTTGTGTGGTTTACAAACCTTTCAATATTTCTGCGAAGGTCTGAAACCTGCACATTTCCTCGAACAAGAAGTGCACAGGCAAGGTAGAGGCTATGCTTTGGATCTGCTTGAATTAGCTGATGATCTCTGctaaaagcatctgaaaacatCTGATCCAACCTAGGTGAAAAGGAAAGAGTGATCTACTCTTACTAAAGCAAGCTAACAAAAGTTCTTCAGACTGCTCATCTTTACTGtttaaaagttaataaaattCTGGAGGTAAAGGTACATTTTACCTGGGACCATGAATGACACGAAAAAGATTAAAACCTTTACATGTACATATCTTGGCAttagaagtttttaaaaaacacacctgatccatttttccccctctcttctccctcctgttACAAGCCATTGTTGAGTCTAGAGTCAGAGAAGTGGACAGGCTAAGAGACCTTCGTAATGGCCATTTTAGGTCAACGGTTAAAAACTAGTAAACTTACGTAAAAGGTTTTAACTACTTTAGATTCTGGTTATATGACAATTTTTGAGTGGACAATCTCACTGCTTATGAAGGACTTGATAAGGAATATTTAAGTGCGGCTGACCCTTACAGAACTGATTATCTGCCTGTTATGCTTCATTATTTAAAAGGATCAATGTATCATGGAACTTTATTAGTTTTGATAAATGATTTAGGAAAAGACAGACTATACATATTTGTCTACTTATTCTAATTTTATCAAGTACGACTGCTTTAAAAGATGACACTGCAGAtcatgttctttctttcttcacctCCTTAAGCAAGTTCCACTGTCCCGTGGGATATCAAAGATAGCGTCTTGAGGAGGTTTCTATGGACCCATAACATCCAAGCTATTCTTTCCACGTGTTTCAAACTCTCTGCATCTATCAactctattatttttttttagaaaaaaaatcacccttaCCACAATCTGcctattaaaaaaccaaaggagacaaaaaatATTGTTGGTTCCACTTCATTCTGAAACATGATTGACTCTCCCCATAGTCTGCTACCTGCCCTCCAGCACTGTATTGTCTCCTCAGGGTATGGTTTCAAGAGATCCAACTGACTGTCACAACTTGCTatcacagaaaagcagtggtTCTTTGCCACTTTTCATACATCTATCACTTACCCATAGCTGCCTCTATCACTATCTGGACCTTTTGCTGATGGAACTTAATTTACTAAACccagtaaaatttattttaactggTTATTTTTCTGCCACATCAGTGAGATAAATAATAATCTCACAAAATTTGACAAGTATCAGCTTATTGTTACAATAAGCTGTTGAATAGGCACACTGCATCTCCAGACTGAAGATGCCGTTACTTCCCAAGGAGTACTAATTAAACTAACAAGGAGGTTGGTTTAATTCCTAGTTTGTCTTTAGAGTTTTTTATGAGTCAGGTGCAAACTGTTACTCAAAAACTTGTGGTGCGGGTTATATCTACATAACACATTTTTCCAACAGAAACATTTCCCAGCAGAGATAACAAAAATAGATTTCAAGTTTACTAGCTCAGCtattacagagaaaaaggatAAAGGATGTTCCTGAAATTAGCAGGATGATGTGGCAGAAAAACGTGGCAGACTTAAGACTTTTAGAACTTCTACCCTTAGGTTTGCTAGagaatggatatttttttgtaGTGAAAGCTATGAAGAATCAGAAATTAAGTTCAAATTTAAAGCTTccacaatgttttttttttctcttaccttCTAGAAGGTACATTAACATCTGCCAATGTATACAGAGGAGTCAAGCTCGAAACCAAGTAATGAAGTCGAGGAAATGGAACTAAATTCATGCTGATTTCATTAAGATCCATGTTAAGGGAACCTTCAAACCtagcagagctgaaaaattaaCAAACTGTTACGAACTGTTATAAACTTATAAAATTACTTCTATAATGTAAACATtcattaaaactatttttcaatGGTTCTGTACAATAAAGCAGTAAACCACCACAGTGTTCAAAAACTGTTCATGTATAATTACTAAACTTCCATATTTGGCACCAACTGTGCTATATATCTTATTTACTTATACTTCTCATTATAGAACAATAAATCACCAAGAACAAGACCTTGTTTCCCAATTGCTGTCTTTCGCACTGTTTTTCAGTATGTGGGCATAGCTGCTGAATACCAGTTTTAATAAATAGGCTATAATAGAACACATGTGCCTTGGCATACCTGACAAGctgcttaaaagaaaagcaggccAATACTCCAGAAGTGTATTTCACCAGGAATTTCTTGCAGTAATAGACAGCTTAGGAGCAATAATGATCTGACAATACttataaaataatacagctgGCCTAGAAAGACAATTCTCCCCAGGCTCCACTAATCATTAACGGAAGACAATATCCTCCTGCCTATAACCCTTTCTTACTTCATGTCCAAGACTATTTCATGGCTAGAGCAACACCAATGCAATCTGAATGCTTCCAAATACTTTAACATTTAGTAACTAATTCTTAAAACAAGGAGACTTGTATCAAATGGTAAACAATTCATATTCTTTGAATTGATGCAGGCCTGCATATTTGCAGAACATATTGCCTCCAGCAATACTACTTCTACAGAGGAATAAACTGTTAACTTTACCTTGTCAGGTTCAGCAGCAAGTTGGCTATGATATTATTCATTGCATCAAATGGCTTCTCTTGTACAGATTTTGCACTGCCTGCACTTGATGTTACcaagctgttctgcttcacAGTTGACCCTAGCTTCCCAGAATTGATCATCTGATGAATTTTATTAACTATATCAAACAGAGACtatgaaaggaggaaaaaaaaaagcataaaagtcTTGAACACAGAGCTTTCGAATTCAGTACCTCAATTTTTTATTTCGATTGATCTTAAAGAAAAGGCCAAGACATGGCACTACCAGTTCAAAGATTATACCTTTGATATACATGTAAGTCCAACATTTGACCAGTTCGGACTGACTTAAGTGTTTCTAAAAGTCTGTTCCTTGCATCACAAACATGTACACAGCTCGACTtagttgttttaatttttattcaacttttaaaaatgctcattttctaaaattaattttaaattttcatgatCCCTGTGAAACAAAAACGTTctccaaatatatttcgcttcctcttgctttttccaTATGTAAACAGCAAGAGAGCCATCAAAGTTAGATTCAAATGAATCTAGTAGTCTGCATGGTCAGGTACGCCTACGATGCTCATATCGCTAATTGGTGAAGTCAAGTCTGCTGGAATTTAGCGTAGTTAGTCATTTCCCTTGCAGGACTGTACTCATACTATGCACAAATTGATTGCTGAGAGTGTAAGACACACAGCCTCAGTAAACAGGAACTTTAAACTGTTTACCTTGAaatgcacatgaaaaaaaataaatcactccAGACTACTTTGAAGGTGCAGAACACCTTTTTAGCGATACCTATATTAATTTCAACAGTCTTCAAGTGACTTAGGAGTTCAATTACTACTTTAAGAACTGAAATTATGCTTTTAAAGACTTGGCACTCAAATcaatacacagaaagaaaaaacatttcctatGTGCAATCTGATAAAAAAGAAGTTGACAGAAATAGAGTATTATTTCTTACTTCATTCTCTATTGGTAGCACACAGTCTGCATGTTCATTAAGCTCCTTCATAGCCAGAACACTGTTATATGGAGAAGTAATAACATCATCTTCGCCAGAGGGATAAACTGAAGTAACAAATCTATATACTTCTGGGAATTCATCCTCAAGCAAATTTAGTACAAAAGTTCCAAGGCCAGATCCTGTCCCTAATTATGAATGAAGACAGAATGAGAAGATAAAAGGTCCCTCATGTTATCTTGAGCCTTAAGCCTCATATGTTGGAAACATACAATTTTTCAATTACgcatattaataaatattttctgaagcatttggCTGACTGTGGAGGCCACTCAGATGTAAATTCAGGCAGGAAGGTTTTTCCcagacaggaaaataatttaagtgataaaaatatttcccatagTATGCCAAACAGGATGAAGTAAATCTCAAATTTCAGCAAACCAAAAAGCCCTATTATGTAACCAACATTTTTCTGACCTAGTAttcttatttctgattttaaaatctttaatatgggttttgaaatatttgtttaaaaacactgaaCTGCCCCTAACAattatttactttccttttgaGGTTTCTTTATGAAGTTTTCTCATTCAACAGTCAAAACAGAGCAACCCCTTTCCTCCAGCACACATGCTTTTTTCCCTCATTAGCACTAAGCACATAGCACTGAGCTCAAATCAGAGAGCTGAACTGTGTTTTTTCCGTGTTGGAACCTAACATTCTCAGCAGCAAATTTCATCTATG contains:
- the TUBE1 gene encoding tubulin epsilon chain isoform X2, whose translation is MAQSVVVQVGQCGNQVGCRFWDLALREHAAVNKKGIYDEALSSFFRNIDTRSGGDGPDIYKGKICSLKARALLIDMEEGVVNEILQGPLRDVFDSKQLITDVSGSGNNWAVGHKVYGCQYRDDIVEKLRKNAEHCDCLQCFFIIHSMGGGTGSGLGTFVLNLLEDEFPEVYRFVTSVYPSGEDDVITSPYNSVLAMKELNEHADCVLPIENESLFDIVNKIHQMINSGKLGSTVKQNSLVTSSAGSAKSVQEKPFDAMNNIIANLLLNLTSSARFEGSLNMDLNEISMNLVPFPRLHYLVSSLTPLYTLADVNVPSRRLDQMFSDAFSRDHQLIQADPKHSLYLACALLVRGNVQVSDLRRNIERLKPSLHFVSWNQEGWKTGLCSVPPVGHSHSLLALANNTCVKPTFIELKDRFMKLYKKKAHLHHYLHVDGMEQSCFSEAMSSLSDLIEEYNELDATKGGPRTDPSRLKIAV
- the CCN6 gene encoding cellular communication network factor 6 produces the protein IQFSKYPTVCKFFHSPSVKPGEKPSETSEVHQRKEVCHWPCRCPPVPTCSPGISLVKDGCGCCKVCARQSGETCNEADICDPHKGLYCDYSEDEPRYETGVCAYLVAVGCELNGVYYLNGQTFQPNPLYKCLCISGAIGCTPVFTPRLAASPCTRATGRKKPGQSICGSGQHKQLQSTNYRLMSAYRSLPLVLKKKCLVQATPWTPCSRTCGIGISSRVTNENRKCEMKKEKRLCFIQPCLTNILKKIKIPKGKTCQPTFQLPTAEKLVFSGCSTTESYKLTFCGMCLDKRCCIPNKSRMITVQFECPNEGFFKWKMMWITSCVCQKICSAPGDIFSELKVL
- the TUBE1 gene encoding tubulin epsilon chain isoform X4, with protein sequence MEEGVVNEILQGPLRDVFDSKQLITDVSGSGNNWAVGHKVYGCQYRDDIVEKLRKNAEHCDCLQCFFIIHSMGGGTGSGLGTFVLNLLEDEFPEVYRFVTSVYPSGEDDVITSPYNSVLAMKELNEHADCVLPIENESLFDIVNKIHQMINSGKLGSTVKQNSLVTSSAGSAKSVQEKPFDAMNNIIANLLLNLTSSARFEGSLNMDLNEISMNLVPFPRLHYLVSSLTPLYTLADVNVPSRRLDQMFSDAFSRDHQLIQADPKHSLYLACALLVRGNVQVSDLRRNIERLKPSLHFVSWNQEGWKTGLCSVPPVGHSHSLLALANNTCVKPTFIELKDRFMKLYKKKAHLHHYLHVDGMEQSCFSEAMSSLSDLIEEYNELDATKGGPRTDPSRLKIAV
- the TUBE1 gene encoding tubulin epsilon chain isoform X3, which gives rise to MKGIYDEALSSFFRNIDTRSGGDGPDIYKGKICSLKARALLIDMEEGVVNEILQGPLRDVFDSKQLITDVSGSGNNWAVGHKVYGCQYRDDIVEKLRKNAEHCDCLQCFFIIHSMGGGTGSGLGTFVLNLLEDEFPEVYRFVTSVYPSGEDDVITSPYNSVLAMKELNEHADCVLPIENESLFDIVNKIHQMINSGKLGSTVKQNSLVTSSAGSAKSVQEKPFDAMNNIIANLLLNLTSSARFEGSLNMDLNEISMNLVPFPRLHYLVSSLTPLYTLADVNVPSRRLDQMFSDAFSRDHQLIQADPKHSLYLACALLVRGNVQVSDLRRNIERLKPSLHFVSWNQEGWKTGLCSVPPVGHSHSLLALANNTCVKPTFIELKDRFMKLYKKKAHLHHYLHVDGMEQSCFSEAMSSLSDLIEEYNELDATKGGPRTDPSRLKIAV
- the TUBE1 gene encoding tubulin epsilon chain isoform X1; the encoded protein is MGRSTAGERWGRGGRAVGRTLPPQRPPPPRRVAERGFRAPRSKEAAAAAPWPSRWWCRWASAGTRWAAASGTWRCGSTPPSTRSGGDGPDIYKGKICSLKARALLIDMEEGVVNEILQGPLRDVFDSKQLITDVSGSGNNWAVGHKVYGCQYRDDIVEKLRKNAEHCDCLQCFFIIHSMGGGTGSGLGTFVLNLLEDEFPEVYRFVTSVYPSGEDDVITSPYNSVLAMKELNEHADCVLPIENESLFDIVNKIHQMINSGKLGSTVKQNSLVTSSAGSAKSVQEKPFDAMNNIIANLLLNLTSSARFEGSLNMDLNEISMNLVPFPRLHYLVSSLTPLYTLADVNVPSRRLDQMFSDAFSRDHQLIQADPKHSLYLACALLVRGNVQVSDLRRNIERLKPSLHFVSWNQEGWKTGLCSVPPVGHSHSLLALANNTCVKPTFIELKDRFMKLYKKKAHLHHYLHVDGMEQSCFSEAMSSLSDLIEEYNELDATKGGPRTDPSRLKIAV